A genomic window from endosymbiont of Galathealinum brachiosum includes:
- a CDS encoding serine/threonine-protein phosphatase: MSDTTIRRPIRWNSAQDTNVGMVREVNEDSIISLPDIQLWAVADGMGGYEAGNVASNMIVKSLTEITNKSSLNEFVDSVEDSLIDVNHRILEYADIMLDGRTLGSTIVTLAIKGHVGICLWAGDSRLYRFRNNNFIQLSRDHSQVEELVQQGFITPEEAEYHPDSNVITRAIGASPEVYIDINVFSVQLGDTFLLCSDGLYNMVSKDDISNTLSTLPLQDAVDSLIKQALDNGANDNVSVILVKGEPDAAYSTQVILQE; the protein is encoded by the coding sequence ATGAGTGATACAACGATCAGACGCCCCATTCGCTGGAATTCAGCGCAGGACACTAATGTGGGCATGGTCAGAGAAGTTAATGAGGATTCGATTATATCGTTGCCTGATATTCAGCTATGGGCAGTTGCCGATGGTATGGGTGGATATGAGGCAGGTAATGTTGCCAGCAATATGATTGTTAAATCTCTTACAGAGATTACAAACAAGTCATCTTTAAATGAGTTCGTAGATAGTGTCGAAGATAGTTTAATCGATGTTAATCACCGTATCCTTGAATATGCAGATATTATGCTTGATGGACGTACATTAGGCAGTACTATTGTTACGCTTGCTATTAAGGGACATGTTGGTATTTGTTTATGGGCAGGTGACTCTCGTCTCTATCGTTTTCGTAATAATAACTTCATACAGTTATCACGTGACCATAGTCAGGTTGAAGAACTGGTTCAGCAGGGTTTTATTACACCAGAAGAAGCTGAATATCATCCTGATTCTAATGTAATAACACGCGCCATTGGTGCAAGCCCGGAAGTATATATAGATATTAATGTTTTTAGCGTTCAGTTGGGCGATACATTTTTACTGTGTAGTGATGGGCTTTACAATATGGTTTCTAAAGATGATATAAGCAATACTTTGTCTACATTACCATTACAGGATGCTGTTGATAGTTTAATTAAACAGGCTCTTGATAATGGAGCCAATGATAATGTGTCTGTGATACTGGTTAAGGGTGAACCGGATGCTGCATACTCAACTCAAGTAATACTGCAGGAATAG
- the tagF gene encoding type VI secretion system-associated protein TagF, whose amino-acid sequence MNAELQTGLYGKLPAYGDFIFRNLNTSFITPWDEWLQHFISGSQEQMGDDWLDIYLTSPIWRFVLSPGVIDNNMWAGLMMPSVDRVGRYFPISIVKPVNSSITPVKFMLDHAHWFDAIETHCLSALDGSIDADILIAEVNNLELPVSENYQPTFNLGEMGPMLFGLNSTEDQMNVALPYILNAALTSSLSSFSLWQTSGSQLISPMLFTCQGLPPISGIASMLDGQWQQRDWKIPYNIQQGNL is encoded by the coding sequence ATGAATGCTGAATTACAAACAGGTCTATATGGTAAGTTGCCTGCTTATGGTGATTTTATTTTTCGTAATTTAAATACATCATTTATTACTCCCTGGGATGAATGGTTGCAACATTTTATATCTGGATCACAGGAGCAAATGGGCGATGACTGGTTAGATATCTACTTAACCAGTCCAATCTGGCGCTTTGTATTATCACCTGGTGTTATAGATAATAATATGTGGGCAGGTTTAATGATGCCTAGTGTAGACAGGGTAGGACGTTATTTTCCCATTAGTATTGTGAAGCCAGTTAATTCGAGTATTACACCTGTTAAATTTATGCTCGATCATGCTCACTGGTTTGATGCCATTGAAACTCATTGCTTATCGGCTTTAGACGGAAGTATAGATGCGGATATTTTAATCGCAGAAGTAAATAACCTTGAGCTACCAGTTTCTGAAAATTATCAGCCAACATTTAATTTGGGTGAAATGGGGCCGATGTTATTTGGTTTGAATTCTACAGAAGATCAGATGAATGTAGCATTGCCTTATATATTAAATGCAGCTTTAACGTCTAGTTTGTCAAGTTTTAGCTTATGGCAAACATCGGGTTCTCAATTAATTAGTCCGATGTTATTTACCTGTCAGGGTTTGCCGCCTATATCGGGTATTGCCTCAATGTTAGATGGTCAATGGCAACAACGTGACTGGAAAATACCCTATAATATTCAACAGGGGAATCTCTAA
- the icmF gene encoding type VI secretion system membrane subunit TssM: MKKIAEFFKNKIVISLIGLIALSIIVWFIGPMIKFGDDNSAPLGSTVSRLVAIIVLVVIWGLNNLRIQMMNKKQNEELVGDLESNQESLVLDGSSDQTSEEMQQMNQRFSDALSTLKKLKFSGKGSKKALYELPWYIIIGPPGSGKTTALVHSSLDFPLAEQFGKGALQGIGGTRNCDWWFTNEAVLIDTAGRYTTQDSHKVVDSSAWEGFLQLLKRNRRRRPINGAIIAISIHDLLLQTEEERIQHAKTIRTRIDELMEKLEIRFPIYLMFTKADLASGFTEYFEDLGKEEREQVWGVSLPNAPKPSQSPDFDYLDAEYNKLLERLYSRELSRIHSERDVKRRAAIQGFPQQMENLKSVIDSFVKQTFVKNRFQFQPYLRGIYFTSGTQDGTPIDRMMSSVSSNFGFGRENVQLQQAQGKSFFLGNLFREVIFPESELVGSNRKYEVLIKWAQRTAYASIAVVTIGLLTVWAGSVTRHNMFMSEVESYIAEFNAENKRLSLWNKDLRVVLPTLNALAKASIVYDQDEHPWLSGMGLYDGNVDTSANNAYEAQLRELFLPRIINYLEKQIQKGHQGGDLYNSFRTYLMFNKIQYMDKQLISDWFVTDWTQNMQGEASKRKELELHLKALLNLELKPTQLNARVVSQTRNTLLRVPVHKRIYSRIRTKPEFNQKIDVLNMFGEAVRDAYTISPAVERTLLVPYMFTKEGYENIDLSTDSPVIADIVNERWVLSDDENARVDFVKDDLDEISERVKGLYMADYISHWKKVFDSLKIAKFTSIKQAGEVLASFTDPVYSPLLSILQVSGNNTQLSSQLMQNLNDDHGKGKAGSVTGFMANKFKGTKVDQQFRDMNVLLRESGKKPAPISSIVQKVQQLQDFLGEISVSPDPNKKAYQIAKARYLSGAGNAITSLRSFSKKTPEPVKRWLISISDETWKIILSSAHQYVNSEWKNQVYSQYSQALVGRYPLKRSSSDELALFDFSEFFKPGGTMDKFYVDLIKPFINTRKGWRNRVVDNHSLGLSAATLKQVRRAQTIKNVFFRKNPEIPGISFQLKPYRMDKIDARFLLEVGDQRITYNHGPKFWKDLHWSGEDENKRVRIVFEDLDEDRHERAYDGPWAWFKLQDRSKLKKTKKSNVYLVTYSVTELVDNKNKGKNKITKIKHNIKYLIKAKSVNNPFSQNLLGSFRCPSSI; this comes from the coding sequence ATGAAAAAAATTGCTGAGTTTTTTAAAAATAAAATTGTCATTTCTCTTATCGGGTTAATTGCACTTTCTATTATTGTCTGGTTTATCGGGCCGATGATAAAGTTTGGTGATGATAACTCTGCCCCATTAGGTAGCACGGTTTCACGTTTAGTCGCTATTATTGTTCTGGTAGTTATCTGGGGTCTGAATAATTTACGTATTCAGATGATGAATAAAAAACAGAATGAAGAGCTTGTAGGTGATTTAGAAAGCAATCAGGAGTCGTTGGTACTTGATGGCTCATCTGATCAGACATCTGAAGAAATGCAACAGATGAATCAACGTTTTTCAGATGCGTTGTCGACACTAAAGAAATTAAAATTCAGTGGTAAGGGAAGTAAAAAAGCGCTCTATGAACTACCCTGGTATATTATTATAGGCCCCCCTGGTTCAGGTAAAACGACCGCGCTTGTTCATTCAAGTCTTGATTTTCCACTTGCAGAACAGTTTGGTAAAGGCGCTCTTCAGGGAATAGGCGGTACGCGTAATTGTGACTGGTGGTTTACTAATGAAGCTGTTCTTATTGATACAGCAGGACGTTATACAACACAGGATAGTCATAAAGTAGTTGATAGTAGTGCCTGGGAAGGTTTTTTACAGTTGCTTAAAAGGAACAGACGCAGACGTCCAATTAACGGTGCAATTATTGCAATTAGTATTCATGATCTGCTTCTACAAACTGAAGAAGAGCGTATTCAACATGCTAAAACGATTCGAACTCGAATTGATGAGTTAATGGAAAAGCTTGAGATACGTTTCCCAATTTATCTCATGTTTACCAAAGCTGATCTGGCATCCGGGTTTACTGAATATTTTGAAGATCTAGGTAAAGAAGAAAGAGAGCAGGTGTGGGGTGTTTCACTGCCCAATGCACCAAAGCCATCTCAAAGTCCTGATTTTGACTATCTTGATGCAGAGTATAATAAATTACTTGAAAGATTATACTCTCGAGAATTGTCACGTATTCACTCAGAGCGTGATGTTAAACGTCGTGCAGCTATTCAGGGTTTTCCACAACAAATGGAAAATCTTAAATCTGTTATTGATAGTTTTGTTAAGCAGACTTTTGTTAAAAATAGATTTCAGTTTCAGCCATATCTACGAGGAATCTATTTTACCAGTGGTACACAGGACGGCACACCTATCGATCGAATGATGTCTTCTGTTTCTTCAAACTTCGGATTTGGTCGTGAAAATGTCCAGTTACAACAGGCACAGGGGAAAAGTTTTTTCCTTGGTAATTTGTTTCGTGAAGTTATTTTTCCTGAATCTGAGCTCGTAGGTTCAAATCGTAAATATGAAGTATTAATAAAATGGGCGCAACGTACAGCTTATGCATCCATAGCGGTTGTCACTATCGGTCTATTAACCGTATGGGCTGGAAGTGTAACTCGACATAATATGTTTATGTCTGAAGTTGAATCGTATATTGCCGAGTTTAATGCTGAGAATAAACGTCTTAGTTTATGGAATAAAGATTTAAGGGTTGTATTGCCTACATTAAACGCACTGGCTAAAGCGAGTATTGTTTATGATCAGGATGAACACCCCTGGTTATCTGGTATGGGGCTTTATGATGGTAATGTGGATACATCCGCAAACAATGCATATGAGGCTCAGTTAAGGGAACTCTTTTTGCCAAGGATAATTAACTACCTTGAAAAGCAAATTCAAAAAGGTCATCAGGGTGGGGATTTATATAATAGTTTTAGAACATATTTAATGTTCAATAAAATTCAGTATATGGACAAACAGTTGATTTCAGACTGGTTCGTAACAGACTGGACTCAAAACATGCAGGGTGAAGCATCTAAGCGTAAAGAGCTGGAATTGCACTTAAAAGCACTATTAAATCTTGAATTAAAACCAACGCAACTGAATGCTCGAGTAGTGAGTCAAACTCGTAATACTTTATTACGTGTGCCTGTGCATAAGCGAATTTATAGTCGAATTAGAACCAAGCCTGAGTTTAATCAGAAAATTGATGTATTGAATATGTTTGGTGAAGCTGTGCGTGATGCATACACAATTTCACCAGCTGTTGAGAGAACGTTGTTAGTTCCTTACATGTTTACCAAAGAAGGTTATGAAAATATTGACCTGTCGACAGATTCACCCGTTATTGCTGATATTGTAAATGAACGATGGGTATTATCAGATGATGAAAATGCACGTGTTGATTTTGTTAAAGATGACCTTGATGAAATTAGTGAAAGAGTTAAAGGCCTGTATATGGCTGATTATATTTCACACTGGAAAAAAGTATTTGATAGTCTGAAAATTGCTAAATTTACAAGTATAAAACAGGCTGGGGAAGTGCTTGCCAGTTTTACAGATCCAGTTTATTCACCATTGCTTTCAATACTGCAGGTTAGTGGAAACAATACTCAGTTATCCAGCCAGCTCATGCAGAATTTAAATGATGATCATGGAAAAGGCAAAGCTGGTTCAGTAACTGGTTTTATGGCAAATAAGTTTAAAGGTACAAAGGTTGATCAGCAATTTAGAGATATGAATGTGCTGTTAAGAGAAAGTGGTAAGAAACCGGCACCTATTTCTTCTATTGTTCAAAAAGTACAACAGTTACAGGATTTTCTCGGTGAAATTTCCGTGTCACCTGATCCGAATAAAAAGGCCTATCAAATTGCCAAAGCACGTTATTTAAGTGGTGCAGGTAATGCTATTACTAGTTTGAGAAGCTTTTCCAAGAAAACACCAGAACCGGTTAAGCGTTGGTTGATATCCATTTCAGATGAAACATGGAAGATTATACTGTCTTCAGCACATCAATATGTAAATAGTGAATGGAAGAATCAGGTGTACAGTCAGTACTCACAAGCGCTCGTTGGCCGTTACCCGCTTAAGCGTTCATCAAGTGATGAGCTCGCCCTGTTTGATTTTAGTGAGTTCTTTAAACCTGGCGGAACAATGGATAAATTTTATGTCGATTTAATAAAACCTTTTATTAATACACGTAAAGGCTGGCGTAACCGTGTTGTTGATAATCACTCACTCGGGTTAAGTGCTGCCACGCTTAAACAGGTGCGACGTGCACAGACAATTAAAAATGTTTTCTTTAGAAAAAACCCGGAAATACCGGGTATCTCATTCCAGTTAAAGCCATATCGAATGGATAAGATAGATGCCCGTTTTCTGTTAGAGGTTGGTGATCAGCGTATTACATATAATCATGGTCCAAAATTCTGGAAAGATTTACACTGGTCTGGTGAAGATGAAAATAAACGAGTACGTATTGTATTTGAAGACCTGGATGAAGATCGTCATGAGAGAGCATATGATGGTCCGTGGGCATGGTTTAAGTTGCAGGATAGATCTAAGTTAAAGAAAACAAAGAAATCTAATGTGTATCTTGTGACATATTCTGTAACAGAACTGGTTGATAATAAGAATAAAGGAAAAAATAAAATTACTAAAATAAAACATAATATTAAATATTTGATTAAAGCTAAAAGCGTAAATAATCCTTTTAGTCAGAACCTGTTGGGCTCATTTAGATGCCCATCATCTATTTAA
- a CDS encoding type IV secretion protein DotU has protein sequence MNAASVLIAVFEKTRSSVSHPDVGGLHQRMVNEIKNFETTAKQTGIKPEVVLSARYAVCVALDEAVLNTPWGSESAWPQRTLLSVFHNETSGGEKFFLILDRMKEQPGENLFILELMYIFLSLGFEGKYRVIHRGRDMIEQMRDELFTIIRRQRGEYERSLSPSWQGLGKTRNSLADYIPMWVIGSIVGAILFLSYSGFRVWLYDSSSPVVEQLDEITDMRTVARKTPDKNN, from the coding sequence GTGAATGCCGCTTCTGTATTAATTGCGGTTTTCGAAAAAACACGTTCTTCAGTTTCACATCCGGATGTTGGTGGATTACATCAACGTATGGTTAATGAAATAAAAAACTTTGAAACTACGGCTAAACAAACTGGAATTAAACCAGAAGTGGTTTTATCTGCACGATATGCGGTGTGCGTTGCATTGGATGAGGCCGTTTTAAATACCCCCTGGGGTAGTGAAAGTGCATGGCCTCAAAGAACCCTGTTAAGTGTTTTCCATAATGAAACATCCGGTGGTGAAAAGTTTTTCCTAATCCTTGACCGAATGAAAGAGCAACCGGGTGAAAATTTATTTATTCTGGAATTAATGTATATATTTTTAAGTCTTGGTTTTGAAGGTAAGTATCGGGTTATACATCGTGGTCGTGACATGATTGAACAAATGAGAGACGAGTTATTTACAATTATACGTCGACAAAGAGGCGAGTATGAGCGTTCATTATCACCAAGTTGGCAAGGACTTGGGAAGACACGTAACTCTCTGGCTGATTATATTCCAATGTGGGTAATTGGTAGCATTGTGGGTGCTATTCTGTTTTTAAGTTACTCCGGTTTCAGGGTATGGCTTTATGATTCGTCTTCACCTGTAGTTGAACAACTGGATGAAATTACAGATATGAGAACAGTTGCACGTAAAACACCAGACAAAAATAACTAG
- the tssK gene encoding type VI secretion system baseplate subunit TssK, with amino-acid sequence MSLDSKVVWSEGMFLNPQHFQQQERYFERLLQGKCSAYGAYGWGMHEFEIDQQLLTLGKVSVIKGKGVFPDGTPFSFPDVDEPPPVFDVPENIHNSILYVCVPVKRPGAVDVIAEESSQGLARYFSYEQETRDVSNESGDNISMHVGKLRFRLMLETDDLSGYACIGLVRIAESREDKNVLLDDSYIATCLDCKKSPKLSGFLTELIGLLHHRGEAIAGRLADTNRGGTAEIADYMMLQLINRLEPMSNHLSKMNGLHPVDLFAESVQMVGELSTFVSKSKRTPTFPMYLHDDLQATFTPVIAELRNCLSMVYEQTAISLNLVEKKYGIRVAEIADRSLIGSAMFILSVRADVPEEALRTHLPAQIKIGPVERIRQLVNAAMPGIAIKALPVAPRQIPFHSGFTYFQLDQQSDFWNELKHSGGFALHIGGDFPGLELEFWAVRQ; translated from the coding sequence ATGTCATTAGATAGTAAAGTTGTCTGGTCAGAAGGAATGTTTTTAAATCCGCAGCATTTCCAGCAGCAGGAACGTTATTTTGAACGCCTGTTGCAGGGCAAATGTTCAGCATATGGAGCTTATGGCTGGGGCATGCATGAGTTTGAAATTGATCAGCAATTGCTTACTTTGGGAAAAGTATCAGTAATAAAAGGCAAGGGTGTCTTTCCTGATGGAACCCCGTTTAGCTTTCCTGATGTTGATGAACCACCACCGGTATTCGATGTTCCTGAAAATATCCATAATTCAATTCTTTATGTTTGCGTGCCTGTTAAACGTCCTGGTGCAGTTGATGTAATTGCCGAAGAAAGCTCGCAGGGTCTGGCACGATATTTTAGTTACGAGCAGGAAACTCGAGATGTCTCTAATGAATCCGGCGATAATATTTCGATGCATGTTGGAAAGCTACGTTTTCGTCTAATGCTAGAAACAGATGATTTAAGCGGTTATGCCTGTATAGGTTTAGTGCGTATAGCCGAGTCTCGTGAAGACAAAAATGTTTTGTTAGATGATAGTTACATAGCAACTTGTCTGGATTGTAAGAAATCACCAAAATTATCAGGATTTTTAACTGAGCTAATTGGTTTATTACATCATAGAGGTGAAGCAATTGCTGGACGTCTTGCAGATACTAATCGTGGTGGCACGGCTGAGATTGCAGACTATATGATGTTGCAATTAATTAATCGATTAGAGCCTATGTCAAATCACCTTTCTAAAATGAACGGCTTACATCCGGTTGACCTTTTTGCGGAATCTGTACAAATGGTGGGTGAGCTTTCAACATTTGTAAGTAAGTCGAAACGTACACCAACTTTCCCAATGTACCTGCATGACGATTTGCAGGCCACATTCACTCCTGTAATAGCTGAATTAAGAAATTGTTTAAGTATGGTTTATGAACAAACTGCAATTTCACTTAATCTGGTAGAAAAGAAATACGGTATTCGAGTTGCAGAAATTGCTGATCGATCACTTATTGGTTCTGCCATGTTTATTTTATCGGTTAGAGCCGATGTGCCAGAAGAGGCATTACGTACTCACTTACCTGCACAAATTAAAATTGGACCAGTTGAACGGATAAGACAGTTAGTCAATGCAGCGATGCCAGGTATTGCTATAAAAGCACTTCCTGTAGCGCCGCGACAAATTCCATTTCACTCAGGTTTTACCTATTTTCAACTTGATCAACAAAGTGACTTCTGGAATGAATTGAAACACTCTGGTGGATTCGCATTACACATCGGTGGAGATTTCCCCGGGCTAGAATTAGAGTTCTGGGCAGTTCGTCAGTAG